The segment TAGCCGCTTGATTGATCAATTGTTGGAGCGGGAAGAGTATTCCGATTATTGGGCGATGAAATGGGGCGACGTGCTCCGAATCAAGGCGGAGTTCCCGGTGAATCTCTGGCCCAACGCAGCGCAGGCCTATCACCGGTATGTCCGCGCCTCCCTCGTTGAGAATAAACCGTACGACAAATTTGCCCGTGAGCTGCTCACCTCCAGCGGCAGCAATTTCCGTGAGGGTCCGGTCAACTTCTATCGGGCCATCCAAAACAAGACGCCGGAAGGCATTGCGGGAGCGGTGGCTTTGACGTTCATGGGTGTGCGGGCTGAGGCATGGCCACCGGAACAACTGAAGGGCATGACGGCGTTTTTCTCGCAAGTTGGTTACAAGGCGACACGGGAATGGAAGGAAGAGATTGTCTTCTGGGACCCGCTTAATTCCGCCGAATGGTCCACCAACACCGCCTCACAAGGGGGAACGCTACCGCCCACCAATAGTCCACCGTTGGCGGCTATTTTTCCGGACGGAACCAAGATCAAACTATCCCCGAATCGGGATCCGAGGGAAGTCTTTACCGATTGGCTGATCACTCCGAAGAATCCTTGGTTCACGCGCAGCATTGCGAATCGGGTCTGGGCCTGGCTGCTGGGGCGCGGCATCATCCACGAGCCGGATGATATTCGGAAGGACAATCCGCCGAGCAATCCAGCCTTGATGACTTACCTGGAGAAGGAACTTATTGCGGGCCGATACGATCTGAAGCGCCTCTATCGCTTAATCTTGAATTCAAAAACCTACCAGCTCTCCGCGATGCCACGTTTTGAAGGGCCAAAAGCCGAGGCCAATTTCGCCAGTTATCCGTTGCGCCGTTTGGATGCCGAGGTGTTGATTGACGCGATTAACAAAATCACTGGTGGCTCGGACTTGTACACCAGCCCCATCCCAGAACCGTTTACTTATATCCCGGCGGATAAACCGTCCGTGGCCCTGCCTGATGGCAGCATCACCAGCCCTTTCCTGGGCTTGTTTGGACGTTCCGCCCGGGCCACCGGCATGGATAAT is part of the Verrucomicrobiota bacterium genome and harbors:
- a CDS encoding DUF1553 domain-containing protein, whose protein sequence is MHKLANRVMLVTCFLTVTGMAAVPEVATNVFESSVAPTPESKIDKLVFSELARLKIHPVLCSDAVFVRRVYLDVIGTLPTAKEARDFIQDTDTKNKRSRLIDQLLEREEYSDYWAMKWGDVLRIKAEFPVNLWPNAAQAYHRYVRASLVENKPYDKFARELLTSSGSNFREGPVNFYRAIQNKTPEGIAGAVALTFMGVRAEAWPPEQLKGMTAFFSQVGYKATREWKEEIVFWDPLNSAEWSTNTASQGGTLPPTNSPPLAAIFPDGTKIKLSPNRDPREVFTDWLITPKNPWFTRSIANRVWAWLLGRGIIHEPDDIRKDNPPSNPALMTYLEKELIAGRYDLKRLYRLILNSKTYQLSAMPRFEGPKAEANFASYPLRRLDAEVLIDAINKITGGSDLYTSPIPEPFTYIPADKPSVALPDGSITSPFLGLFGRSARATGMDNERNNRPVPSQWLHLLNSSHIQRKIDQGPKLKAIFDSGRKQAEIVEDLYLTILSRYPTSEEVKTALAYGAPTVTAKTGKSGGWKRREDWVDITWALINSTEFLYHH